From a single Streptomyces rubradiris genomic region:
- a CDS encoding 6-phospho-beta-glucosidase: protein MKLTVVGGGSTYTPELVDGFARLRDTLPIEELVLVDPAADRLELVGGLARRIFARQGHTGRIVTTSDLDAGVDGADAVLLQLRVGGQAAREKDETWPLECGCVGQETTGAGGLAKALRTVPVVLDIAERVRRANPRAWIIDFTNPVGIVTRALLRAGHRAVGLCNVAIGFQRKFAALLDTAPAEVHLAHVGLNHLTWETGVRLGGPDGEDVLPRLLAEHGDAVAADVRLPRPLLESLGVVPSYYLRYYYAHDEVVRELRTKPSRAAEVAAMERELLAMYGDPALDEKPALLARRGGAFYSEAAVDLAAALLGGGGSPYQVVNTLNRGTLPFLPDDAVIEVQAAVGPEGPAPLRVPALDPLFTGLIANVTAYEDLALDAALRGGRDRVFRALLAHPLIGQYEYADALTDRLVAHNREHLAWA from the coding sequence GTGAAACTCACCGTGGTCGGCGGCGGCTCGACCTACACCCCCGAACTCGTCGACGGCTTCGCCCGGCTGCGCGACACCCTGCCCATCGAGGAACTGGTGCTGGTCGACCCGGCCGCGGACCGGCTGGAGCTGGTCGGCGGCCTGGCCCGGCGGATCTTCGCCCGGCAGGGCCACACCGGCCGGATCGTCACCACCTCCGACCTGGACGCGGGGGTCGACGGCGCCGACGCCGTCCTGCTCCAGCTGCGCGTCGGCGGCCAGGCGGCCCGCGAGAAGGACGAGACCTGGCCGCTGGAGTGCGGCTGCGTCGGCCAGGAGACCACCGGCGCGGGCGGCCTGGCCAAGGCCCTGCGCACGGTCCCGGTCGTCCTCGACATCGCCGAACGGGTCCGCCGGGCCAACCCGCGCGCCTGGATCATCGACTTCACCAACCCGGTCGGCATCGTCACCCGCGCCCTGCTCCGGGCCGGGCACCGGGCGGTCGGCCTGTGCAACGTGGCGATCGGCTTCCAGCGCAAGTTCGCCGCCCTGCTGGACACGGCCCCCGCCGAAGTACACCTGGCACACGTGGGCCTGAACCACCTCACCTGGGAAACAGGTGTACGACTGGGCGGGCCGGACGGCGAGGACGTCCTGCCCCGGCTGCTGGCCGAGCACGGCGACGCCGTCGCCGCCGACGTCCGCCTGCCCCGCCCCCTGCTGGAGAGCCTCGGCGTGGTCCCCTCCTACTACCTGCGCTACTACTACGCCCACGACGAGGTCGTCCGCGAACTGCGCACCAAACCCTCCCGGGCCGCCGAAGTGGCGGCGATGGAACGGGAATTGCTGGCCATGTACGGCGACCCGGCCCTGGACGAGAAACCCGCGCTGCTCGCCAGGCGCGGCGGCGCCTTCTACTCGGAGGCGGCCGTGGACCTCGCGGCGGCCCTGCTGGGCGGGGGCGGCAGCCCGTACCAGGTGGTGAACACCCTCAACCGGGGCACGCTGCCGTTCCTGCCCGACGACGCGGTGATCGAGGTACAGGCGGCGGTCGGCCCCGAAGGCCCGGCCCCACTGCGAGTCCCGGCGCTCGACCCGCTGTTCACGGGACTGATCGCGAACGTGACGGCGTACGAGGACCTGGCCCTGGACGCGGCGCTGCGCGGCGGCCGGGACCGGGTGTTCCGCGCCCTGCTGGCCCACCCCCTGATCGGGCAGTACGAGTACGCCGACGCCCTCACCGACCGGCTGGTCGCGCACAACCGGGAGCACCTGGCGTGGGCCTGA
- the malQ gene encoding 4-alpha-glucanotransferase: MAAAPAEHLTEDLARLAGLHGVATSYRPAPDRTVHVPASAVTRALAALGVDASGPDAVRAALAARERELLERLLPPVVVRWAGAEPPAALTGLPAGTVLRVVTEDGEDREGTGDLPPGVHRLTATAPDGRTGEARLVVAPDRLPAPPGRSHGLLVQLYSLLSHRSWGMGDLADLAELAGWAARTAGAGFVQVNPLHAAVPGAPTDPSPYRPSSRRFPDPVHLRIEDVPEFAYAAGRERLGGLLERAGRLRAAVLDKGALIDRDAVWELKREALETVLAVPLGPGRQAAYDAFRAAHGQALVDHATWYALAEAHGPDWHRWPQELRDPRSAATARARSVLADRVEFHTRLAWLTDGQLQAAQRTAREAGMPVGIVHDLAVGVHPGGADAWAQQDVFAAGMSIGAPPDAFNARGQDWGLPPWRPDRLAATGYAPYRELLRALFRYAGALRIDHVMGLFRLWWVPEGSPPTEGTYVHYDADAMLAVLALEADRAGAVVIGEDLGTVEPGVREALQRRGVLGTSVLWFERDWEGDGRPLPPERWRADCLATATTHDLPPTAARLTGDHVELRDRLGLLTRPAAEERAGATADAAEWLALLGSLGLLDLTAAGPPGSDEEEEIRAVHRFLLRTPARLVGVWLPDGVGDRRPQNLPGTWDEYPNWRLPLADPEGRPVPLEELVASPRLRGLLDVLGKDRAPGG; encoded by the coding sequence ATGGCCGCGGCGCCCGCAGAGCACCTCACGGAGGATCTCGCCCGGCTCGCCGGACTGCACGGGGTCGCCACCTCCTACCGCCCCGCCCCGGACCGTACGGTCCACGTCCCCGCCTCCGCTGTGACCCGCGCCCTCGCCGCCCTGGGCGTCGACGCGAGCGGCCCGGACGCGGTGCGCGCCGCCCTCGCCGCCCGGGAACGCGAGCTGCTCGAGCGGCTGCTGCCGCCGGTGGTGGTCCGCTGGGCCGGCGCCGAGCCGCCCGCCGCCCTCACCGGCCTGCCCGCCGGCACCGTGCTGCGCGTGGTGACCGAGGACGGGGAGGACCGGGAGGGGACCGGAGACCTGCCGCCGGGCGTGCACCGGCTGACCGCCACGGCCCCCGACGGCCGCACCGGCGAGGCGCGTCTGGTCGTCGCCCCGGACCGGCTCCCCGCCCCGCCCGGCCGCTCCCACGGCCTCCTGGTCCAGCTGTACTCCCTGCTGTCCCACCGCTCCTGGGGCATGGGCGACCTCGCCGACCTCGCGGAGCTGGCCGGCTGGGCCGCACGCACCGCCGGCGCCGGGTTCGTGCAGGTCAACCCGTTGCACGCGGCCGTGCCGGGCGCCCCCACCGACCCCTCCCCGTACCGCCCCTCCTCCCGCCGCTTCCCCGACCCCGTCCACCTGCGGATCGAGGACGTGCCCGAGTTCGCGTACGCCGCCGGCCGTGAGCGGCTGGGCGGCCTGCTGGAACGGGCCGGGCGGCTGCGCGCCGCCGTCCTGGACAAGGGCGCCCTCATCGACCGGGACGCCGTGTGGGAACTGAAGCGGGAGGCACTGGAGACGGTCCTGGCGGTGCCCCTGGGCCCCGGCCGGCAGGCCGCCTACGACGCCTTTCGCGCCGCCCACGGCCAGGCCCTCGTCGACCACGCCACCTGGTACGCCCTCGCCGAGGCGCACGGCCCCGACTGGCACCGGTGGCCTCAGGAGCTGCGCGACCCGCGCTCGGCCGCCACCGCGCGCGCGAGGTCCGTGCTCGCCGACCGGGTGGAGTTCCACACCCGGCTCGCCTGGCTCACCGACGGCCAGCTCCAAGCCGCCCAGCGCACCGCGCGCGAGGCCGGCATGCCCGTCGGGATCGTGCACGACCTCGCCGTCGGCGTGCATCCGGGCGGCGCCGACGCCTGGGCCCAGCAGGACGTGTTCGCGGCCGGCATGTCCATCGGCGCCCCGCCGGACGCCTTCAACGCCCGCGGCCAGGACTGGGGCCTGCCGCCCTGGCGCCCCGACCGGCTCGCCGCCACCGGCTACGCGCCCTACCGCGAGCTGCTGCGTGCCCTGTTCCGCTACGCCGGAGCCCTGCGCATCGACCACGTCATGGGCCTGTTCCGGCTCTGGTGGGTCCCCGAGGGCAGCCCGCCCACCGAGGGCACCTACGTGCACTACGACGCCGACGCCATGCTCGCCGTCCTCGCCCTGGAGGCCGACCGCGCCGGGGCGGTGGTGATCGGCGAGGACCTGGGCACCGTCGAGCCCGGGGTGCGCGAGGCGCTCCAGCGGCGCGGGGTGCTCGGCACCTCCGTGCTGTGGTTCGAGCGGGACTGGGAGGGCGACGGCCGCCCGCTGCCGCCCGAGCGCTGGCGCGCCGACTGCCTGGCCACCGCCACCACCCACGATCTGCCGCCCACCGCCGCCCGGCTCACCGGCGACCACGTCGAGCTGCGCGACCGCCTCGGCCTGCTCACCCGCCCGGCCGCCGAGGAACGGGCCGGGGCCACCGCCGACGCGGCCGAGTGGCTGGCCCTGCTGGGCAGCCTCGGCCTGCTGGACCTGACGGCGGCCGGGCCGCCCGGCTCCGACGAGGAGGAGGAGATCCGTGCCGTCCACCGGTTCCTGCTGCGCACGCCGGCCCGGCTGGTCGGCGTCTGGCTCCCGGACGGCGTCGGCGACCGGCGCCCGCAGAACCTGCCCGGCACCTGGGACGAATACCCGAACTGGCGCCTCCCGCTCGCCGATCCGGAGGGCCGCCCGGTCCCCCTGGAGGAGCTGGTCGCCTCGCCGCGGCTGCGGGGGCTGCTGGACGTCCTCGGGAAGGACCGCGCGCCGGGAGGCTGA
- a CDS encoding ABC transporter substrate-binding protein: protein MPTPIPKTARKAAFALAAGSVLLTTACTGQSVGSATDDPSKEATITFWHAWSAPNEVKAVRSLVAGFERAHPNIHVKVVGNMTDDKINQALRAGGDRAPDVVSSFTTNNVGRFCSSGALVDLNPFFAKSGIDPEKTFPKPMTEYTAFEGDRCAVPLLGDAYGLYYNKTAFAKAGITRPPRTWSEFLADAKKLTIPRGDGYRQLGFMPNYHGWESTTEHYLGQFSPTYFDEDGKSNVAKDPAFERAFTLQKKLVDELGGFRRLERFRSTLGDEWGPKHPFHTGQVAMQLDGEWRLGMAEEAKPDFEIGVAPLPVPDDQAGQYGKGYITGTVAGIAATSHKQNAAWEFVKYVSTDTDAVTGFANDIHNVPSTLAALKSPKLKYDPRFKTFLDIAAHPRSTSAPASVNGGVYLVTIQQFGYDYESGKVTDLKAGLEKTAAQIDTDIVQARP, encoded by the coding sequence ATGCCCACACCCATACCCAAAACCGCCCGAAAAGCGGCTTTCGCCCTGGCCGCCGGCTCGGTGCTGCTCACCACCGCGTGTACCGGCCAGTCCGTCGGCAGCGCCACCGACGACCCCTCGAAGGAGGCCACGATCACCTTCTGGCACGCCTGGAGCGCGCCGAACGAGGTGAAGGCCGTGCGGTCGCTGGTCGCCGGGTTCGAGCGGGCGCACCCCAACATCCATGTGAAGGTCGTCGGGAACATGACCGACGACAAGATCAACCAGGCGCTGCGGGCGGGCGGCGACCGGGCCCCGGACGTGGTCTCCTCGTTCACCACCAACAACGTCGGCAGGTTCTGCTCCTCGGGCGCGCTGGTGGACCTGAACCCCTTCTTCGCCAAGTCCGGGATCGACCCGGAGAAGACGTTCCCGAAGCCCATGACCGAGTACACCGCGTTCGAGGGCGACCGCTGCGCGGTCCCGCTGCTCGGTGACGCCTACGGGCTCTACTACAACAAGACCGCCTTCGCGAAGGCGGGCATCACCCGCCCGCCGAGGACCTGGTCCGAGTTCCTCGCCGACGCCAAGAAGCTGACGATTCCCCGGGGCGACGGCTACCGGCAGCTCGGGTTCATGCCGAACTACCACGGCTGGGAGTCCACCACCGAGCACTACCTCGGCCAGTTCTCCCCGACCTACTTCGACGAGGACGGCAAGTCCAACGTCGCCAAGGACCCGGCGTTCGAGCGGGCCTTCACCCTCCAGAAGAAGCTCGTGGACGAACTCGGCGGATTCCGCAGGCTGGAGCGGTTCCGGTCCACGCTCGGCGACGAGTGGGGACCCAAGCACCCCTTCCACACCGGCCAGGTCGCCATGCAGCTCGACGGCGAGTGGCGGCTCGGGATGGCCGAGGAGGCGAAACCGGACTTCGAGATCGGGGTGGCCCCGCTGCCCGTCCCGGACGACCAGGCCGGCCAGTACGGCAAGGGCTACATCACCGGCACCGTCGCGGGCATCGCCGCCACCAGCCACAAGCAGAACGCGGCCTGGGAGTTCGTCAAGTACGTCAGCACGGACACGGACGCGGTGACCGGCTTCGCCAACGACATCCACAACGTGCCCTCCACGCTGGCCGCGCTGAAGTCCCCGAAGCTGAAGTACGACCCGCGGTTCAAGACCTTCCTGGACATCGCCGCCCACCCCCGCTCCACCTCCGCGCCCGCCTCCGTCAACGGCGGGGTGTACCTGGTGACGATCCAGCAGTTCGGCTACGACTACGAGAGCGGCAAGGTCACCGACCTGAAGGCCGGGCTGGAGAAGACGGCCGCGCAGATCGACACCGACATCGTGCAGGCGCGGCCGTGA
- a CDS encoding Uma2 family endonuclease has translation MSAEPIMEPIMEPVVPKPQPQVDPLDLLSKLESASPMPIRPEYVEGTVYVPPQPDENHNDGIGELYLQFRTAGVHLVGFGSGFRAADKDGATTALLAPDFYVRRRKASELDESYRKAHRGWYPVDMLALVGEVTSTDHETDTGPKLRTYAAAGIPVYVLVNRHAKTAHCYTDPVLPEKTDEDDDPIEAYYSSDTKVTLGDPLPLPAPYPALDTAPFI, from the coding sequence ATGAGCGCCGAACCGATCATGGAGCCGATCATGGAACCGGTCGTGCCGAAACCGCAGCCGCAGGTGGACCCCCTCGACTTGTTGAGCAAGCTCGAGTCGGCGTCGCCGATGCCGATTCGGCCCGAGTATGTCGAGGGGACGGTCTACGTTCCGCCGCAACCTGACGAAAACCACAATGACGGCATCGGCGAGCTGTACCTCCAGTTCCGCACGGCCGGCGTCCATCTCGTCGGCTTCGGCAGCGGCTTCCGCGCCGCCGACAAGGACGGCGCCACCACAGCGCTGCTCGCCCCGGACTTCTACGTACGCCGCCGCAAGGCTTCCGAGCTCGACGAGTCGTACCGCAAGGCACACAGGGGTTGGTACCCGGTCGACATGCTCGCCCTCGTCGGCGAAGTCACCTCCACCGACCACGAGACCGACACCGGCCCCAAGCTCCGTACCTACGCCGCCGCCGGCATCCCCGTCTACGTCCTCGTCAACCGCCACGCCAAGACGGCCCACTGCTACACCGACCCCGTACTCCCCGAGAAGACCGACGAGGACGACGACCCCATCGAGGCCTACTACAGCTCCGACACCAAGGTCACCCTCGGCGACCCGCTTCCCCTCCCGGCGCCGTACCCCGCCCTGGACACCGCCCCCTTCATCTAG
- a CDS encoding HNH endonuclease yields the protein MPHVLVLNASYEPLGVVPLRRALVLVLENKAVSLEESGAYMHSATVTLPAPSVVRLKRFVRVPYRGPVPLTRRALFARDGGRCMYCGGVATSVDHVIPRSRGGKHVWDNVVASCRRCNHVKADRHLVELGWRLRHKPAPPTGLAWRIIGTGHRDPRWLPYLQPYGADDALARIDGVSA from the coding sequence GTGCCGCATGTCCTGGTCCTCAACGCGTCGTACGAGCCGCTCGGCGTCGTACCGCTCCGCCGCGCGCTCGTCCTCGTCCTGGAGAACAAGGCCGTCTCCCTGGAGGAATCCGGCGCCTATATGCACAGCGCGACCGTCACCCTCCCCGCACCCAGCGTGGTCCGGCTCAAGCGATTCGTCCGGGTCCCCTACCGCGGGCCCGTCCCCTTGACCCGCCGCGCCCTCTTCGCGCGCGACGGGGGCCGGTGCATGTACTGCGGTGGCGTCGCAACCAGCGTCGACCACGTCATCCCGCGCAGCCGCGGGGGCAAGCACGTCTGGGACAACGTGGTGGCCTCCTGCCGCCGCTGCAACCACGTCAAGGCCGACCGCCACCTGGTCGAGCTGGGCTGGCGGCTGCGGCACAAGCCGGCCCCGCCGACGGGGCTCGCCTGGCGCATCATCGGCACCGGGCACCGGGACCCGCGCTGGTTGCCGTACTTGCAGCCGTACGGCGCGGACGACGCCCTGGCCCGGATCGACGGAGTGTCCGCCTAG
- a CDS encoding carbohydrate ABC transporter permease — translation MSAGTLAAKRRRATLRTLAFMAPWLVGFAVFFAYPLISTVYFSFMHYDGFRPPEWTGGRNWVYVFEHYPLFWPALRNTLWLVVVMVTLRVVFGLGVGLLITKIKTGTGLFRTLFYLPYLAPPVAATMAFAFLLNPGTGPVNSLLERAGLPAPGWFGDPTWSKPALTLLALWGIGDLMVIFMAALLDVPAEQYEAAQLDGASAWQRFRYVTLPAISPIVMFAVVTGVIQTMQYYTQPLVAGKVASGVIQGAGTQFEPGYPDKSTLTLPQLVYNLGFQRFDYGSACVVALVLFALSMAFTALLMRRRGGLIQAGD, via the coding sequence GTGAGCGCCGGCACCCTGGCGGCGAAGCGCCGCCGCGCGACCCTGCGCACGCTCGCCTTCATGGCGCCCTGGCTCGTCGGCTTCGCGGTCTTCTTCGCCTACCCGCTGATCTCGACCGTCTACTTCTCCTTCATGCACTACGACGGCTTCCGGCCGCCGGAGTGGACCGGCGGCCGCAACTGGGTCTACGTCTTCGAGCACTACCCGCTGTTCTGGCCCGCGCTGCGCAACACGCTGTGGCTGGTCGTGGTGATGGTGACCCTGCGGGTGGTCTTCGGGCTGGGCGTCGGCCTGCTCATCACGAAGATCAAGACGGGGACGGGTCTCTTCCGCACCCTGTTCTACCTGCCCTACCTCGCCCCGCCGGTCGCGGCCACCATGGCCTTCGCGTTCCTGCTCAACCCGGGCACCGGGCCGGTGAACTCCCTGCTGGAGCGGGCCGGGCTGCCCGCGCCGGGCTGGTTCGGCGACCCGACCTGGTCCAAGCCGGCGCTGACCCTGCTGGCGCTGTGGGGCATCGGCGACCTGATGGTGATCTTCATGGCCGCGCTGCTCGACGTGCCGGCGGAACAGTACGAGGCGGCTCAGCTGGACGGCGCCTCGGCCTGGCAGCGGTTCCGGTACGTGACGCTGCCGGCGATCTCCCCGATCGTGATGTTCGCGGTCGTCACCGGCGTGATCCAGACGATGCAGTACTACACCCAGCCGCTGGTCGCCGGGAAGGTCGCCTCCGGGGTGATCCAGGGCGCCGGCACCCAGTTCGAGCCCGGCTACCCCGACAAGTCGACGCTCACCCTCCCCCAGCTCGTCTACAACCTCGGCTTCCAGCGCTTCGACTACGGCTCGGCGTGCGTGGTGGCGCTGGTGCTGTTCGCCCTGTCGATGGCGTTCACCGCGCTGCTGATGCGGCGCCGCGGCGGCCTGATCCAGGCAGGTGACTGA
- a CDS encoding ROK family transcriptional regulator, translated as MAGTAGTPGTPRVLRAMNDRAALDLLLAHGPLSRTRIGKLTGLSKPTASQLLARLEAAGLVRATGTSEGRPGPNAQLYAIDPAVAYAAGLDVTPQRIRAAVADITGRTVGEYELSTPGRRPAQPVVRQVTDALDGAVKAAGLARSDVHRLVIGTPGAFDPGTGRLRYASHLPGWHSPALLDELAAALPMPVEYENDVNLAAVAEQRLGAARGHEDFVLLWNQEGLGAALVLGGRLHRGWTGGAGEVGFLPVPGAPLVRHVTRANSGGYQELAGSQALPGLARDLGISDVPPGPHAEAAALLVARAADHADGPHRELLRAYATRLATGLASLVSVLDPELVVLSGSALTAGGEVLRALVQAELAELAATRPRLVVGEVREHPVLRGALESALAATRDEVFDTSR; from the coding sequence ATGGCAGGAACCGCCGGTACGCCGGGCACCCCGCGCGTCCTGCGCGCCATGAACGACCGCGCCGCCCTGGACCTGCTGCTGGCGCACGGGCCGCTGTCGCGCACCCGGATCGGCAAGCTCACCGGCCTGTCCAAGCCCACCGCCTCCCAGCTGCTGGCCCGCCTGGAGGCGGCCGGACTGGTCCGGGCGACCGGGACCAGCGAGGGCCGGCCGGGCCCCAACGCCCAGCTGTACGCGATCGATCCGGCCGTGGCGTACGCCGCCGGGCTCGACGTCACCCCGCAGCGCATCCGGGCCGCCGTCGCCGACATCACCGGCCGCACGGTCGGCGAGTACGAGCTGTCCACCCCCGGCCGGCGGCCCGCCCAGCCGGTCGTACGGCAGGTGACCGACGCCCTCGACGGCGCGGTCAAGGCCGCCGGGCTCGCCCGGTCCGACGTGCACCGGCTGGTCATCGGCACCCCGGGCGCCTTCGACCCGGGCACCGGGCGGCTGCGCTACGCCTCCCACCTGCCCGGCTGGCACTCCCCCGCGCTGCTGGACGAGCTCGCGGCGGCGCTGCCGATGCCGGTGGAGTACGAGAACGACGTCAACCTCGCCGCCGTGGCCGAACAGCGGCTCGGCGCGGCCCGCGGCCACGAGGACTTCGTGCTGCTGTGGAACCAGGAGGGCCTCGGCGCGGCCCTGGTGCTGGGCGGCCGGCTGCACCGCGGCTGGACCGGCGGCGCCGGCGAGGTCGGCTTCCTGCCGGTGCCGGGCGCCCCGCTGGTGCGGCACGTCACCCGGGCGAACAGCGGCGGCTACCAGGAACTGGCCGGCTCCCAGGCGCTGCCGGGACTGGCCCGGGACCTGGGCATATCCGACGTGCCACCGGGACCGCACGCCGAGGCCGCCGCCCTCCTCGTGGCCCGCGCCGCCGACCACGCCGACGGCCCCCACCGGGAACTGCTCCGGGCCTACGCCACCCGGCTGGCCACCGGCCTCGCCTCGCTCGTCTCCGTCCTCGACCCCGAACTCGTCGTACTCAGCGGCTCCGCGCTGACGGCCGGCGGCGAGGTGCTGCGGGCCCTCGTCCAGGCCGAACTGGCGGAGCTGGCCGCGACCCGGCCCCGGCTGGTCGTCGGCGAGGTACGCGAACACCCCGTGCTGCGCGGCGCGTTGGAGTCCGCGCTCGCCGCCACCCGCGACGAGGTCTTCGACACCTCGCGCTGA
- a CDS encoding mechanosensitive ion channel family protein — translation MSSLPALLVAAGASPSPSPSQSTTPAVPTLQDAQESATNAASWVEQNWSTWLAMGLRILLIVIVAAALRAVVRRAITQLIDRMGRTAQAVDGTALGGLLVNAERRRQRSAAIGSVLRSVASFLILGTAALMVLSTFEINLAPLLASAGVAGVAIGFGARNLVTDFLSGVFMILEDQYGVGDVIDAGVATGEVIEVGLRVTKLRGDNGEIWYVRNGEVKRIGNLSQGWATAGVDVTVRASEDLDRVKATLDEVAERMSREEPWNELLWGPVEVLGLDSVLIDSMVVRVSAKTMPGKSVTVERELRWRIKRAFDAASIRIVGGATAAEDAEDAPDPTATVAAPSVYSNADSPQVKATAPLVSPRPEPPAK, via the coding sequence GTGTCGTCCCTGCCCGCCCTCCTCGTGGCCGCCGGCGCGTCCCCGTCCCCGTCGCCGTCACAGTCGACGACCCCGGCCGTGCCGACGCTCCAGGACGCCCAGGAGAGCGCGACGAACGCGGCGAGCTGGGTGGAGCAGAACTGGTCGACGTGGCTCGCGATGGGCCTGCGCATCCTGCTGATCGTGATCGTCGCGGCGGCGCTGCGGGCTGTGGTGCGGCGGGCGATCACCCAGCTGATCGACCGGATGGGCCGTACCGCGCAGGCCGTGGACGGCACCGCGCTGGGCGGACTGCTGGTCAACGCCGAGCGGCGGCGGCAGCGCTCGGCGGCGATCGGCTCGGTGCTGCGCTCGGTGGCGAGTTTCCTGATCCTCGGCACGGCCGCGCTGATGGTGCTGTCCACCTTCGAGATCAACCTGGCGCCGCTGCTGGCGTCGGCCGGTGTCGCGGGCGTGGCGATCGGTTTCGGCGCGCGCAACCTGGTCACGGACTTCCTGTCCGGCGTGTTCATGATCCTGGAGGACCAGTACGGCGTCGGCGACGTGATCGACGCGGGCGTGGCCACCGGCGAGGTGATCGAGGTCGGGCTGCGGGTGACCAAGCTGCGCGGCGACAACGGGGAGATCTGGTACGTCCGCAACGGCGAGGTCAAGCGGATCGGGAACCTGTCGCAGGGCTGGGCGACGGCCGGGGTCGACGTGACCGTCCGGGCGAGCGAGGACCTGGACCGGGTGAAGGCCACGCTCGACGAGGTCGCCGAGCGGATGAGCCGGGAAGAGCCCTGGAACGAGCTGCTGTGGGGCCCGGTGGAGGTCCTCGGCCTGGACTCGGTGCTGATCGACTCCATGGTGGTCCGGGTCTCGGCGAAGACCATGCCGGGCAAGTCGGTGACGGTGGAGCGGGAGCTGCGCTGGCGGATCAAGCGGGCCTTCGACGCGGCGAGCATCCGGATCGTGGGCGGCGCGACGGCGGCCGAGGACGCCGAGGACGCCCCGGACCCGACGGCGACGGTGGCGGCCCCGTCGGTGTACTCCAACGCGGACTCGCCGCAGGTGAAGGCGACGGCCCCGCTCGTGTCCCCGCGCCCCGAGCCGCCGGCGAAATAG
- a CDS encoding carbohydrate ABC transporter permease, with protein sequence MTRRKASLQWIAVHSLGVAAALFFTLPFVFLFLTSLMSDSQALSRDQIPHTWEWGNYRKVFDTPGFLTWWRNTLLYAGLGTVLTVVSSLPVAYALAKFRFRGRKLSLMLVISMMMLPPQVVVIPMYLFWAKQLGLSGTLWPLILPMACGDAFSIFLLRQFLTTIPDEYLDAAKVDGCGELRTLLRVVLPMARPGIAAVALFQFFYAWNDYFGPQIYASENPGAWTLSYGLESFKGAHHTDWNLTMAATVLVMAPVILVFFLAQKAFVEGVTLTGVKG encoded by the coding sequence ATGACCCGCCGCAAGGCATCCCTCCAGTGGATCGCGGTCCACTCCCTGGGCGTGGCCGCCGCGCTGTTCTTCACGCTCCCGTTCGTCTTCCTGTTCCTCACCTCGCTGATGAGCGACAGCCAGGCCCTGAGCCGGGACCAGATCCCGCACACCTGGGAGTGGGGCAACTACCGCAAGGTGTTCGACACCCCCGGCTTCCTCACCTGGTGGCGCAACACGCTGCTCTACGCCGGGCTGGGCACCGTCCTCACCGTGGTGTCCTCGCTGCCGGTGGCGTACGCGCTCGCCAAGTTCCGCTTCCGCGGCCGCAAGCTGTCGCTGATGCTGGTGATCTCGATGATGATGCTGCCGCCCCAGGTGGTCGTCATCCCGATGTACCTGTTCTGGGCCAAGCAGCTCGGCCTGTCCGGCACCCTGTGGCCGCTGATCCTCCCCATGGCGTGCGGGGACGCGTTCTCCATCTTCCTGCTGCGCCAGTTCCTGACCACGATCCCGGACGAGTACCTGGACGCGGCCAAGGTCGACGGCTGCGGCGAACTGCGCACCCTGCTGCGGGTGGTGCTGCCCATGGCCAGACCGGGCATCGCGGCCGTGGCCCTCTTCCAGTTCTTCTACGCCTGGAACGACTACTTCGGCCCGCAGATCTACGCGTCCGAGAACCCCGGCGCCTGGACCCTGTCCTACGGCCTGGAGTCCTTCAAGGGCGCCCACCACACCGACTGGAACCTCACCATGGCCGCGACCGTGCTGGTCATGGCCCCCGTCATCCTCGTGTTCTTCCTCGCCCAGAAGGCGTTCGTCGAAGGCGTGACGCTCACCGGAGTAAAGGGTTGA